The Clostridioides sp. ES-S-0010-02 genome window below encodes:
- a CDS encoding ROK family transcriptional regulator: MVTDKYTIREMNERLVLEQIIKNGPISRASIASTIGLNKATISAITKKLIDESLVHEIGIGNSTHSGGRKPILLVFNKCAGISLSMDIGYDYIFSSLSYLDGTIIKSKNLTDIQINKDNVIQLIDEVINSYNISKIDTPYNVVGFTLAIHGITCENKILFTPYYNLNEIDLYSILSEKYDFPIHIENEANLTALAESTFSTIHSSLLSLSIHSGFGSGIIINNKLYNGRNGMSGEIGHTIIMPNGKPCPCGNLGCLEQYCSEKKVFEQLSSLENIPKMDSNMVKQLYYANNQNAKKVIKDFCSYLSIAINNAIATYAPEIIYLNSQIIRDIPEILQITKDMLVSSFNKGINIEISSLGSEASLYGGSAVNIKSFLNIQNLTLMNEINDKITTL; this comes from the coding sequence TTGGTTACTGATAAATACACTATTCGAGAAATGAATGAAAGATTGGTACTTGAACAAATTATAAAAAATGGTCCTATTTCTAGAGCGAGTATCGCCTCTACCATAGGATTAAACAAAGCAACTATATCTGCTATTACCAAAAAACTTATTGATGAATCTCTAGTCCATGAAATAGGAATTGGAAATAGCACTCATAGTGGTGGAAGAAAACCCATACTTTTAGTATTTAATAAATGTGCAGGGATTTCTTTAAGTATGGATATTGGATATGACTATATATTCTCTTCTCTATCTTATTTAGATGGAACTATTATAAAGTCAAAGAATTTGACAGATATACAGATAAATAAAGATAATGTCATACAACTAATAGATGAAGTCATAAATAGTTATAATATATCCAAAATAGATACTCCTTATAATGTAGTAGGATTCACTCTGGCTATACATGGAATTACTTGTGAAAATAAAATACTGTTTACTCCATATTATAATCTTAATGAGATTGATTTATATAGTATCCTTAGTGAAAAATACGACTTCCCTATTCATATAGAAAATGAGGCAAATTTAACAGCTTTAGCTGAGAGTACTTTCTCAACGATACATAGTTCATTACTTAGTCTTAGTATTCACAGTGGATTTGGTTCAGGCATTATAATAAACAATAAATTATATAATGGTAGAAATGGTATGAGCGGCGAAATTGGCCATACTATTATCATGCCTAATGGTAAACCCTGTCCTTGTGGAAACCTTGGATGTTTAGAACAATATTGTTCAGAGAAAAAAGTATTTGAACAACTTTCTTCTTTAGAAAATATCCCTAAGATGGATTCTAATATGGTAAAACAGCTATACTATGCAAATAATCAAAATGCTAAAAAAGTTATTAAGGATTTTTGCAGTTACTTATCAATAGCTATAAATAATGCTATTGCAACCTATGCTCCTGAGATAATCTATTTAAATAGCCAAATAATTAGAGATATACCTGAGATATTACAGATTACAAAAGATATGTTAGTTAGTTCTTTTAACAAAGGTATAAATATAGAAATTTCATCATTAGGGTCTGAGGCATCTCTATATGGTGGTTCTGCTGTAAATATCAAGAGCTTTTTAAATATACAAAATTTAACTTTGATGAACGAAATAAATGATAAAATAACTACACTATAA
- the xylB gene encoding xylulokinase, translated as MEYVLGVDIGTSGTKTVLFDKLGNTIESCTYEYPLIQEKSGWAEQDANDWWKAVVESIRHVIQSSNISSEYIKGIGLSGQMHGLVMLDKEGNTLRNSIIWCDQRTIKECEEITDLVGKERLIEITANPALTGFTASKILWVRNNEPDIYKNTNKILLPKDYIRYKLTGKYATEVSDASGMQLLDISKRNWSDEVLEKLNIDKNLLGKVYESQEITGYVTKEVADLTGLKEGTIVVGGAGDQAAGAIGNGIVEEGVVSSTIGTSGVVFAYTKEPKVDKEGRVHTFCHAVPNTWHVMGVTQGAGLSLKWFKDNFCQREIEISKSLEKDVYEIINGQVSQVSSGCNGLLYLPYMMGERTPHLDPYARGVFFGLSPMHSKKEMARAIMEGVSYSLKDCMDIIQSLNIDVNEVRASGGGGKSKVWRQMQADMFNQDVYTINSSEGPALGVAILALVGSGIYENIQQACNVIIKTSTKLEPINENVDMYKRYHKLYKKLYKSLKDDFKMLDEAVNFKDK; from the coding sequence TTGGAGTATGTATTAGGTGTAGATATTGGTACATCAGGTACGAAAACTGTCTTATTTGATAAACTAGGAAATACTATAGAAAGCTGTACATATGAATATCCTCTTATACAAGAGAAATCAGGTTGGGCAGAACAGGATGCTAATGACTGGTGGAAAGCTGTAGTAGAATCTATAAGACATGTAATTCAAAGTTCAAATATAAGTAGTGAATATATAAAAGGAATTGGATTATCAGGACAGATGCATGGTCTAGTTATGCTAGATAAAGAAGGTAATACATTAAGAAACTCTATAATATGGTGTGACCAACGTACAATAAAAGAATGTGAAGAGATAACTGACTTAGTGGGAAAAGAAAGATTAATTGAAATAACTGCTAATCCAGCACTTACAGGCTTTACAGCATCAAAAATATTATGGGTTAGAAATAACGAACCTGATATTTACAAAAATACTAATAAAATACTTCTTCCAAAAGACTATATAAGATACAAGTTGACAGGAAAGTATGCTACAGAAGTATCAGATGCAAGTGGTATGCAGTTACTTGATATAAGTAAAAGAAATTGGAGTGATGAAGTACTTGAAAAGTTAAATATCGATAAAAACCTTTTAGGTAAAGTTTATGAATCTCAAGAAATAACAGGATATGTGACTAAAGAGGTAGCAGACTTAACAGGGCTTAAAGAAGGAACAATAGTTGTAGGAGGAGCTGGAGACCAAGCAGCAGGAGCTATAGGAAATGGAATAGTTGAAGAAGGGGTAGTTTCATCTACTATTGGCACATCAGGGGTGGTATTTGCATATACAAAAGAACCTAAAGTTGATAAAGAAGGTAGAGTTCATACTTTCTGTCACGCAGTACCAAATACATGGCATGTTATGGGTGTTACTCAAGGGGCAGGATTATCATTAAAATGGTTTAAGGATAATTTCTGTCAAAGAGAAATAGAAATTTCAAAATCTTTAGAGAAAGATGTATATGAAATTATAAATGGGCAAGTAAGTCAGGTATCATCAGGATGTAATGGATTACTTTACTTACCATATATGATGGGAGAGAGGACTCCTCATCTTGACCCTTATGCTAGAGGAGTGTTCTTTGGATTATCTCCAATGCACTCTAAAAAAGAAATGGCAAGAGCAATTATGGAGGGTGTTTCATACAGTTTAAAAGATTGTATGGATATAATACAAAGCCTTAATATAGATGTTAATGAAGTAAGAGCCTCTGGAGGAGGAGGTAAAAGTAAAGTCTGGAGACAGATGCAGGCAGATATGTTTAATCAAGATGTATATACTATAAACTCAAGTGAAGGTCCAGCATTGGGAGTTGCAATTCTTGCACTAGTAGGGTCAGGAATATATGAAAATATACAACAAGCTTGCAATGTCATAATAAAAACTTCAACTAAGTTAGAACCAATAAATGAAAATGTGGACATGTACAAGAGATATCACAAATTGTATAAAAAATTATACAAGTCTTTAAAAGATGATTTTAAGATGTTAGATGAAGCAGTTAATTTTAAAGATAAATAA
- the xylA gene encoding xylose isomerase — MSEIFKGIGQVKFEGINSENELAFRYYNPEQVVGDKTMKEHLRFAMSYWHTLCGESNDPFGVGTVDRPWNNMTNPMEIAKFKVDAGFEFMTKMGIEYFCFHDRDIAPEGKDLAETNKILDEIVEYIKLKMKETGIKLLWGTANMFGNPRFVHGASTTCNADVYAYAAAQVKKAMEVTKYLGGENFVFWGGREGYETLLNTNTELEMDNFARFLKMAVDYAKEIGFTGQFLIEPKPKEPTKHQYDFDTATVLGFLRKYNLDKYFKMNIEANHATLAGHTFQHELNIARINNVLGSVDANQGDLLLGWDTDQFPTNIYDATLAMYEVLKQGGIAPGGFNFDSKVRRASFEVEDLFLAYIAGMDTFAKGLLIAHKLLEDEVFENFTKDRYVSFSEGIGKDIVEGKVGFKELETYALQMSTIKNKSGRQEMLENILNRYIYEVDTICNK, encoded by the coding sequence ATGAGTGAAATATTTAAAGGAATAGGACAAGTAAAATTTGAAGGAATAAATTCTGAAAATGAGTTAGCATTTAGATACTACAATCCTGAACAAGTAGTAGGAGATAAGACTATGAAAGAGCACTTAAGGTTTGCAATGAGTTACTGGCATACTTTATGTGGAGAAAGTAATGACCCATTTGGAGTAGGTACAGTAGATAGACCTTGGAATAACATGACAAATCCAATGGAAATAGCAAAGTTTAAAGTTGATGCAGGATTTGAATTTATGACTAAGATGGGAATTGAGTATTTCTGTTTCCATGATAGAGATATAGCTCCAGAAGGAAAAGATTTAGCTGAAACAAATAAAATATTAGATGAAATAGTTGAGTACATAAAACTTAAAATGAAAGAGACAGGTATAAAATTGTTATGGGGAACTGCTAATATGTTTGGTAATCCAAGATTTGTTCATGGGGCATCTACAACTTGTAATGCTGATGTTTACGCTTATGCAGCGGCTCAAGTGAAAAAGGCTATGGAAGTTACTAAGTATTTAGGTGGAGAAAACTTTGTATTCTGGGGTGGAAGAGAAGGTTATGAAACTTTACTTAATACTAATACAGAACTTGAAATGGATAACTTTGCAAGATTTCTAAAAATGGCTGTAGATTATGCTAAAGAAATTGGATTTACTGGACAATTCTTAATAGAACCTAAGCCAAAGGAGCCTACTAAACATCAATATGACTTTGATACTGCTACAGTTTTAGGATTCTTAAGAAAGTACAATTTAGATAAATACTTCAAAATGAATATAGAAGCAAACCATGCAACACTTGCAGGTCATACTTTCCAACATGAGTTAAATATAGCTAGAATAAACAATGTTTTAGGAAGTGTTGATGCAAATCAAGGAGATTTATTATTAGGATGGGATACAGACCAATTCCCAACAAATATATATGATGCAACACTTGCAATGTATGAAGTGTTAAAGCAAGGTGGAATAGCACCAGGTGGATTTAACTTTGACTCTAAAGTAAGAAGAGCATCTTTTGAAGTAGAAGATTTATTTTTAGCTTATATTGCAGGAATGGATACATTTGCAAAAGGATTATTAATAGCTCATAAATTATTAGAGGATGAAGTATTTGAAAACTTTACTAAAGATAGATATGTAAGTTTTAGTGAAGGTATAGGTAAAGACATAGTAGAAGGTAAGGTTGGATTTAAGGAATTAGAAACTTATGCACTACAAATGTCAACTATAAAGAATAAGTCTGGAAGACAAGAAATGTTAGAAAACATACTTAATAGGTATATATATGAAGTTGATACAATTTGCAACAAGTAG
- a CDS encoding MBL fold metallo-hydrolase, whose translation MSNFAYTEKSKFVNPRLTEHSKTMEQKIYKTGENVYSAVGFGLSYPVMIEGTDGIIIIDPAETIEMMEEIMKGFRKITDKPVKAVIVSHNHGDHWGGMSVCVSQEQSQNKEVLVIVDETFIKHFSQASGELLDIRMGRAVWMYGSILPKGEHGYVNLGCGPVLSKGSNKFITPNTFVSVENGLKITISGVDLELFHCEAETEDAVCVFLPKEKIMFVGDAVQGEIFPNIYTVRGTVRDAKKWYAGIDKIRNYQPHYLVGTHMRPLHGKDECTSLLTDYRDAIQYTHDQTVRLINMGYTPDYAINELGQLPPHLFQRERLGEFYGTFKQGIKGVYDQYIGWFNGEASKLNPIYPKDAAKKYIKIMGGREVILTEAKKAIDDKDYEWAAEILNYPIRINNNDMEARSLKASAVRMLGYQTENATWRNWYLTSAMALDGTFEQIVKQGGANAGFPPFSNSFIGLTSKAMFESFKVKLNGPKSSAVHMTLLACVTDTNEVFNLELRRGIIEIHGQDSDIEADVSIDASKEIWAKLITKEVNIIEAIENGLAKCNEPQKSQDYLDLFDEFTPFVDMPFWLQ comes from the coding sequence ATGAGTAATTTCGCTTATACTGAAAAATCGAAGTTTGTTAATCCTAGATTGACAGAACATTCTAAAACAATGGAACAAAAAATTTATAAAACAGGTGAAAATGTATATAGTGCTGTTGGATTTGGATTATCTTATCCAGTTATGATTGAAGGAACTGATGGCATTATAATCATAGACCCAGCTGAAACTATAGAAATGATGGAAGAAATAATGAAGGGCTTTCGTAAAATCACTGATAAACCAGTCAAAGCAGTCATAGTTTCTCATAATCATGGTGACCATTGGGGCGGTATGAGTGTCTGTGTAAGTCAAGAACAAAGCCAAAATAAAGAAGTTTTAGTTATTGTCGATGAAACATTTATAAAACATTTCTCTCAAGCTAGTGGGGAACTACTAGATATTAGAATGGGAAGAGCTGTTTGGATGTATGGTTCTATACTTCCCAAAGGAGAACATGGCTATGTTAACTTAGGTTGTGGACCTGTTTTATCTAAAGGTTCTAATAAATTTATTACACCAAACACATTTGTATCTGTTGAAAATGGATTGAAAATTACTATATCAGGTGTTGATTTAGAGTTATTCCACTGTGAGGCTGAAACTGAAGATGCTGTATGTGTATTTTTACCTAAAGAAAAGATAATGTTTGTTGGAGATGCTGTTCAAGGCGAAATATTTCCTAACATATATACTGTTAGAGGTACTGTTCGCGATGCTAAGAAATGGTATGCAGGAATTGATAAAATTCGTAATTATCAACCACATTATTTAGTTGGAACTCATATGAGACCACTACATGGTAAAGATGAATGTACTTCTCTTCTAACAGACTATAGAGATGCTATACAGTATACTCATGACCAAACAGTTAGACTTATAAATATGGGATATACTCCTGATTATGCAATAAATGAATTAGGACAACTTCCCCCGCATCTATTTCAAAGAGAACGTTTAGGTGAATTTTATGGAACTTTTAAACAAGGCATTAAAGGTGTTTATGACCAATATATAGGCTGGTTTAATGGTGAAGCAAGTAAATTAAATCCTATTTATCCTAAAGATGCAGCTAAAAAATATATAAAAATTATGGGTGGTCGTGAAGTAATATTAACTGAAGCTAAAAAGGCTATCGATGACAAAGATTATGAATGGGCTGCAGAAATATTAAACTATCCTATCCGTATAAATAATAACGATATGGAAGCTAGAAGCCTTAAGGCATCTGCTGTTCGTATGCTTGGATATCAAACAGAGAATGCCACTTGGCGTAATTGGTATCTAACTAGTGCAATGGCATTAGATGGAACTTTTGAACAGATAGTAAAACAAGGTGGAGCCAATGCAGGATTCCCTCCTTTTTCAAATTCATTTATAGGTCTAACATCCAAAGCTATGTTTGAATCTTTCAAAGTTAAGCTAAATGGTCCTAAAAGTTCTGCTGTTCATATGACACTACTAGCATGTGTAACTGATACTAATGAAGTGTTTAATTTAGAGTTACGTAGAGGAATTATTGAAATACATGGTCAAGATAGTGATATAGAAGCTGATGTTTCAATTGATGCGTCCAAAGAAATATGGGCAAAGCTAATAACAAAAGAAGTTAATATTATTGAAGCTATTGAAAATGGTCTAGCAAAATGTAATGAACCACAAAAATCCCAAGATTATTTGGACTTATTTGATGAATTTACTCCATTTGTAGATATGCCATTCTGGTTACAATAA
- a CDS encoding DUF1254 domain-containing protein has translation MNKNDLLKIVKNTYIYGYPIVGMYELLYTQIMNTQTRLTNFNEFAHTATVASPQTSFIPAPNNDTTYSTAWLDLRKEPVIIEVPNT, from the coding sequence ATGAATAAGAATGATTTACTTAAAATAGTTAAAAATACTTATATATATGGATATCCAATAGTAGGTATGTATGAATTGCTATATACGCAGATTATGAATACCCAAACTAGATTAACAAATTTTAATGAATTTGCTCATACTGCCACTGTAGCATCACCACAAACATCATTTATACCAGCACCAAACAATGATACTACATACTCAACAGCTTGGCTTGACTTACGTAAAGAACCTGTAATAATAGAAGTACCTAACACTTGA
- a CDS encoding sulfite exporter TauE/SafE family protein, with the protein MIFFIVGFIASIVGAISGLGGGIIIKPVLDAVTTLDASVISFLSTCAVFTMSCSAVIKHIRYKTKFEKPTTILLGSGAILGGLIGTEIFEFIVEFINKDKLVKIIQNGLLFTLLISILIYINLPNKKQFHIKNRIFIILLGYTLGMISSFLGIGGGPINITALTLFFSMDLKNASVNSIILILFSQASKIITLLISNSIPLGLDISTLLCIMLAAVLGGLLGTAINKKISKAKLIIAYNAVMLFVIITCSWNIVRLF; encoded by the coding sequence ATGATATTTTTCATTGTAGGATTTATTGCATCTATTGTAGGAGCAATTTCTGGACTTGGTGGAGGAATTATTATAAAACCAGTGCTAGATGCAGTAACTACACTAGATGCTTCAGTTATAAGTTTTTTATCAACTTGTGCTGTATTTACTATGTCTTGTTCAGCTGTTATTAAACATATTAGATATAAAACTAAATTTGAAAAACCAACAACTATATTGCTTGGAAGTGGAGCAATTTTAGGAGGTTTAATTGGTACTGAAATATTTGAATTTATAGTTGAATTTATTAACAAAGATAAACTTGTAAAAATAATTCAGAATGGACTTCTTTTTACTTTATTAATATCTATATTAATATACATAAATCTACCTAATAAAAAACAATTCCATATAAAGAATCGTATATTTATAATTTTACTTGGATATACTTTAGGAATGATTTCATCTTTTTTAGGAATAGGTGGTGGTCCTATAAACATAACAGCTCTGACGTTGTTTTTCTCGATGGATTTAAAGAACGCATCTGTTAACTCAATAATACTGATACTATTCTCTCAAGCTTCAAAAATAATAACTCTATTAATTTCAAACTCTATACCTTTAGGTCTTGATATATCAACGTTATTATGCATAATGCTTGCTGCAGTTTTAGGTGGGTTGTTAGGTACTGCTATTAATAAAAAAATAAGTAAGGCAAAATTAATCATTGCTTATAATGCTGTTATGTTGTTTGTAATAATAACATGTTCATGGAACATAGTAAGGTTATTTTAA
- a CDS encoding peptidase S41 has translation MKKKILFLGIICISIILLSNNTYSQKKQLSEEEKIDDFKYVYNVIKTGYPYLDVNKRLNHIDWLENKDKYIKRIKNTESDEEFIEEVSSILSELNNKHTELIDNKNRYELFKKSYSNNNWYDFLNEKKVVDRYNSINTKIKIPNDIFVKKELILEDIIKGKVGYMYLPSMSPQNGSMDKDLKMIGDYVNTLEKYQTLIIDIRGNSGGSDRYWKGIVSKLIKNDIKIEGYRLYRNNNKIVKKYTNARNIKLEPIENLPVGVKKNAPKETLKNFSDFEKTSYTINTNNDLEFKGNIYLLVDEKVYSSSESFSMFCKETKFATLVGETTGGDGGGIDPVLFELKNSGLIVRMSSCMYLNKDGICDEEFKTIPEFKVKDCKRTTNFKDDNSIKKVLKLENINY, from the coding sequence ATGAAAAAGAAAATATTGTTTTTAGGAATTATTTGTATATCTATAATTTTACTAAGTAATAATACTTATTCCCAAAAGAAGCAACTATCTGAGGAAGAAAAGATAGATGACTTTAAATATGTATATAATGTTATAAAAACAGGGTATCCTTACTTGGATGTAAATAAGAGACTTAATCATATTGACTGGTTAGAAAATAAGGACAAATATATAAAAAGAATTAAAAATACTGAAAGTGATGAAGAGTTTATAGAAGAAGTATCCTCTATATTATCAGAATTAAACAATAAACATACTGAGTTAATAGATAATAAAAACAGATATGAACTTTTTAAAAAATCATACTCTAATAATAATTGGTATGACTTTCTTAATGAAAAAAAAGTTGTAGATAGATATAATTCTATAAATACTAAAATAAAAATACCAAATGATATTTTTGTAAAAAAAGAACTGATTTTAGAAGATATAATTAAAGGTAAGGTTGGATACATGTATTTACCATCAATGTCACCACAAAATGGGTCAATGGATAAGGATTTAAAAATGATAGGAGATTATGTTAATACTTTAGAAAAATATCAAACTCTAATTATTGATATAAGAGGAAATTCAGGCGGAAGTGATAGGTATTGGAAAGGAATTGTATCTAAACTTATAAAAAATGATATAAAAATAGAGGGTTATAGACTCTATAGAAATAATAATAAAATAGTTAAAAAATACACCAATGCAAGAAATATAAAGTTAGAGCCTATAGAAAACCTACCAGTAGGTGTAAAGAAAAATGCACCAAAGGAAACTTTAAAAAATTTTAGTGATTTTGAAAAAACTTCTTATACCATAAATACTAATAATGATTTGGAATTTAAAGGTAATATATACTTACTTGTAGATGAAAAAGTATATTCATCATCAGAGTCGTTTTCTATGTTTTGTAAAGAGACTAAGTTTGCAACTTTAGTAGGAGAAACTACTGGAGGTGATGGTGGAGGAATAGACCCTGTGTTGTTTGAGTTAAAAAATAGTGGTTTAATAGTTAGAATGTCAAGTTGTATGTATTTAAACAAAGACGGAATATGCGATGAAGAATTTAAAACTATTCCTGAGTTTAAAGTAAAAGACTGTAAAAGAACAACAAATTTTAAAGATGATAACAGTATAAAAAAGGTATTAAAGCTTGAAAATATCAATTATTAA
- a CDS encoding helix-turn-helix domain-containing protein, with translation MEEKFYTIDQVANILEMHHKTIRKFIKDGKLKANKVGKQWRVSQEDLNSFMDVKSENEDKGIEFRLNASENLASIPKVNVSTVVEINNISNNEYSRLSNLLLALTNNPTSISSGSTINLKYAENENRLRVMLWGDIKFIEEMLSSISLLIENI, from the coding sequence ATGGAGGAAAAGTTTTATACAATAGACCAAGTTGCGAATATTTTAGAAATGCATCATAAAACAATAAGAAAGTTTATAAAAGATGGGAAATTAAAAGCTAATAAAGTCGGTAAGCAGTGGAGAGTATCACAAGAGGATTTAAATAGTTTTATGGATGTAAAGAGTGAAAATGAAGATAAGGGTATAGAATTTAGGTTAAATGCATCTGAAAACTTAGCGAGCATCCCAAAAGTTAATGTATCTACAGTAGTTGAGATAAATAATATATCTAATAATGAATATTCACGTTTATCAAATTTGCTTTTGGCACTTACAAATAATCCAACTTCAATATCAAGTGGTTCTACCATTAATTTGAAGTATGCTGAAAATGAAAATAGGCTTAGGGTTATGTTATGGGGAGATATAAAGTTTATTGAGGAAATGTTAAGCTCTATATCTTTATTAATAGAAAATATTTAA
- a CDS encoding DUF4180 domain-containing protein: MNYDIREQKDKKYIFVDSKFSNEEEIMDIISLCMEHGTDYLMLSKNSLTDDFFNLKTGLAGITIQKFINYRIQVAAIVDDKNRINKRFSELMLELNKSNNFRLFDNFEDAKNYILNLK, from the coding sequence ATGAATTACGATATAAGAGAACAAAAGGATAAAAAATATATTTTTGTAGATAGCAAATTTAGTAATGAAGAAGAAATCATGGATATTATATCACTGTGTATGGAACATGGTACAGATTATTTGATGTTGAGTAAGAATTCACTTACAGATGATTTTTTTAATTTAAAGACAGGTTTGGCAGGTATTACAATACAAAAATTTATAAATTATAGGATACAAGTTGCTGCAATTGTTGATGATAAAAATAGGATAAATAAAAGATTTTCAGAACTAATGTTAGAGTTAAATAAATCAAATAATTTTAGACTATTTGATAATTTTGAGGATGCTAAAAATTATATTTTAAATCTAAAATGA
- a CDS encoding ABC transporter ATP-binding protein encodes MKEILKIKNISKDYGIKGFKTNVLKSISLTVNEGDFIAIMGPSGAGKTTLLNLMSTLDKQTSGEIILDGINISKVKNNELSKLRREKIGFIFQDYNLLDNMTLMNNIALPLALGKKKSKEIEGKVFSIAKKFGLENHLDKYPYQLSGGQKQRGAAARSLITNPAVVFADEPTGALDSKSAYELLNSLERINKENNATIIMITHDPLTASYSNEVYMINDGTIKCKLNKGSSRKEFYGKIMDMLASMGGEM; translated from the coding sequence ATGAAAGAAATATTAAAAATAAAGAATATATCAAAAGATTATGGTATAAAAGGATTTAAAACAAATGTATTAAAAAGTATATCTCTCACAGTTAATGAAGGTGATTTTATAGCAATAATGGGTCCATCAGGTGCAGGAAAAACAACATTACTTAATCTAATGTCTACACTTGACAAACAAACCTCAGGAGAAATAATACTCGATGGAATTAACATATCTAAAGTAAAAAATAATGAACTATCAAAATTAAGAAGAGAGAAGATAGGATTTATATTTCAAGACTATAACTTATTAGATAATATGACACTCATGAATAATATAGCACTTCCTCTGGCATTAGGGAAAAAGAAAAGTAAAGAAATTGAAGGTAAGGTATTTTCGATAGCCAAAAAATTTGGATTAGAAAATCATTTAGATAAATATCCATATCAATTATCAGGAGGTCAAAAACAAAGAGGTGCAGCAGCGAGGTCACTAATTACAAATCCAGCAGTAGTATTTGCTGATGAGCCAACAGGTGCTTTAGATTCTAAATCAGCTTATGAACTTTTAAACTCATTAGAAAGAATAAATAAAGAGAATAATGCTACTATTATAATGATTACACATGACCCTCTAACAGCAAGTTATTCAAATGAAGTATATATGATAAATGATGGAACTATAAAGTGTAAATTAAACAAAGGAAGTAGTAGAAAAGAATTTTATGGAAAAATTATGGATATGTTGGCCTCTATGGGAGGTGAAATGTAA